A window of the Eremothecium cymbalariae DBVPG#7215 chromosome 5, complete sequence genome harbors these coding sequences:
- the PBS2 gene encoding mitogen-activated protein kinase kinase PBS2 (similar to Ashbya gossypii AFL217C) translates to MERTNVQRSGSVHSGSSASKNYSNINANLHARVKAFQEQRKLKRSGSVGSKNSNPNQPQDSSSIQQIVNKPLPPLPPNKSAQVHKAQQQREHGKLSPQQQQQQREEVGGVGSSQMPNLRRQGSSLKSESRPNSGSSFQQGSPSPSLGGQLVLQQDQPAQQQESEEPEELENAELSQRELEQVTAAAVEVSRVSLSGQEHVKPHAEQQKVQSEELSEQGSPVQEQKRISDQQSPLEQEQDQQQEPSSPEKQQEPSPPEQQQEQQQEQKQEQHEDLQSQGQPEEIHPESHDRHYAHQQHHQHFQHFQHHQHHQHHNNHYQQQRQRQLLHDPQRQQQQAETQQGGHITRQQHPRPSCELHNKALSKKASLPILPLNPIRRAPRPPDVAANSTRTRQPPQPGIVLGVQGTFRTSTSCTSQGSSCKSKPSLSARRGMKLPSNGMPLKMKQPPQEFASQPSNKNVNTQANSANPTGNKSSRSNPGSLTNGIQTTSTSSEKQVDTEGTEPSKSSNSGSNSNGGLFAVFSKYVDIKSGSLNFAGKLSLSSQGVDFSNGSSFRITLDELEFLEELGHGNYGTVSKVLHKPTNIMMAMKEVRLELDESKFRQILMELEVLHKCQSSYIVDFYGAFFIEGAVYMCMEFMNGGSLDKSYDQNELGGFEEPQLAFITEAVIRGLKELKDIHNIIHRDVKPTNILCSASQGTVKLCDFGVSGNLVASLAKTNIGCQSYMAPERIKSLNPDKATYSVQSDIWSLGLSIVEMALGAYPYPPETYDNIFSQLSAIVDGPPPRLPKDKFSSDAQDFVAMCLQKIPERRPTYAALLDHPWLKKYHGIDVHMSDYISNRLTKRQQYVEQNGEGHMPKVLPALHMGGL, encoded by the coding sequence ATGGAGAGAACTAACGTGCAGCGGTCTGGGAGTGTTCATTCAGGGAGTAGTGCCAGTAAGAACTACAGTAATATTAATGCTAATTTGCATGCTAGGGTGAAGGCGTTTCAGGAGCAGCGGAAGTTGAAGAGATCTGGGAGTGTTGGGTCGAAGAATTCCAACCCGAACCAGCCGCAGGACTCGTCGTCGATCCAGCAGATTGTGAACAAGCCGCTTCCTCCTCTGCCTCCGAATAAGTCAGCACAGGTGCACAAAGCTCAGCAACAGAGGGAACATGGCAAGCTGTcgccgcagcagcagcagcagcagagGGAGGAGGTGGGAGGGGTTGGTTCGTCGCAGATGCCCAATTTGAGGAGACAGGGGAGTTCTTTGAAGTCAGAGTCGCGGCCGAATTCCGGGTCTTCGTTTCAACAGGGGTCTCCCTCTCCTTCTTTGGGCGGGCAGCTGGTGCTACAACAAGACCAGCCtgcgcagcagcaggagtCGGAAGAGCCGGAAGAGTTGGAGAATGCAGAATTGTCACAGCGGGAGCTGGAGCAGgttactgctgctgctgtggaGGTGTCCCGGGTTAGTCTGTCTGGGCAGGAGCATGTAAAGCCACACGCAGAGCAGCAGAAGGTGCAATCGGAAGAGCTTTCTGAACAAGGCAGTCCTGTGCAGGAGCAGAAGCGGATTTCCGACCAGCAATCGCCGTTAGAACAGGAACAAgatcagcagcaggagcCATCATCGCCAGAGAAGCAGCAGGAGCCATCGCCACcggagcagcagcaagaaCAGCAGCAAGAGCAGAAGCAAGAGCAGCACGAAGATCTGCAATCTCAGGGGCAGCCAGAGGAGATACATCCAGAAAGTCATGACCGGCATTACGCacatcaacaacatcatcagcatTTCCAGCATTTCCAGCATCACCAGCATCACCAGCATCACAATAACCATTATCAGCAACAACGGCAAAGACAGTTGCTTCACGATCCtcagcggcagcagcaacaagcAGAAACACAACAAGGCGGACACATTACAAGACAGCAACACCCTCGTCCCTCATGTGAGCTCCATAATAAAGCCTTGTCTAAAAAGGCTTCATTACCGATACTTCCTTTGAATCCCATTAGAAGGGCACCGAGACCGCCTGATGTGGCTGCCAACAGCACTCGTACTCGTCAACCGCCCCAACCTGGAATTGTTTTAGGCGTTCAGGGTACTTTTCGCACCAGTACCTCTTGCACATCTCAGGGTTCGTCATGTAAATCCAAACCTTCCCTATCGGCGCGTAGGGGGATGAAGCTACCATCGAATGGGATGCCCCTCAAAATGAAACAGCCACCTCAAGAGTTTGCGTCGCAACCTTCTAATAAAAACGTCAATACCCAGGCCAATTCTGCCAATCCCACTGGGAACAAGAGCAGTCGAAGTAATCCCGGTTCTCTCACTAACGGGATCCAAACTACGTCCACCTCGTCGGAAAAACAAGTAGATACGGAAGGTACTGAACCAAGTAAAAGTAGTAATTCTGGTTCGAATTCAAATGGTGGTCTCTTTGCTGTTTTCTCTAAATATGTTGATATCAAATCGGGTTCTTTGAACTTTGCGGGTAAATTATCACTCTCTTCACAAGGCGTTGATTTCAGCAATGGTTCGAGTTTTCGTATTACACTAGATGAATTGGAGTTCTTGGAAGAACTGGGCCATGGTAATTACGGTACTGTGTCCAAGGTGCTACATAAGCCCACGAATATCATGATGGCTATGAAAGAAGTCAGATTAGAACTGGACGAGTCAAAGTTCAGGCAGATTCTAATGGAATTGGAAGTATTACACAAATGTCAATCGTCATACATTGTTGACTTTTACGGTGCCTTTTTCATCGAGGGTGCggtatatatgtgtatgGAGTTTATGAATGGCGGTTCGTTAGACAAGTCCTACGATCAAAACGAACTTGGTGGATTCGAAGAACCTCAACTGGCTTTTATTACCGAAGCAGTCATCCGAGGcttgaaggaattgaaaGATATCCATAACATTATCCATAGGGATGTTAAACCTACCAACATCCTGTGTTCAGCAAGCCAAGGAACTGTCAAACTTTGTGATTTTGGCGTCTCTGGTAACCTGGTTGCATCTTTGGCGAAAACAAATATCGGCTGTCAATCCTATATGGCTCCAGAACGTATTAAATCACTGAATCCAGATAAAGCAACATATTCCGTGCAATCCGATATCTGGTCATTAGGTTTGTCAATAGTGGAAATGGCCCTTGGTGCATATCCTTATCCACCAGAAACGTACGATAATATATTCAGCCAGTTAAGCGCAATCGTAGACGGCCCACCTCCCCGCTTACCAAAGGACAAGTTTTCTTCCGATGCTCAAGATTTTGTAGCCATGTGTTTGCAAAAGATCCCTGAAAGAAGACCTACATACGCCGCTTTGCTGGATCACCCATGGTTGAAGAAATACCACGGTATCGACGTCCACATGAGCGACTACATATCAAATAGGTTGACTAAAAGACAACAATATGTGGAGCAAAATGGTGAAGGCCATATGCCCAAAGTCTTACCTGCATTACATATGGGGGGTTTATAA
- the MCO6 gene encoding Mco6p (similar to Ashbya gossypii AFL216C) — MDPMYPSKQKHLSLPYQLINNLCLHRILQEQGGTLKARYSVPHTYLVSTNPITQLPFTYLSYLSKPIPSTTDSFYNMINFFRQIRNIFRESHTSLQQIILSRRAFFQLLGYLGTCTLLTVMAQNL, encoded by the coding sequence ATGGATCCAATGTATCCTTCGAAACAAAAACACCTCTCTCTACCGTATCAGCTTATCAACAACCTTTGCTTGCACCGCATCCTGCAAGAACAAGGGGGAACCCTGAAGGCACGATATTCTGTCCCTCATACATACCTCGTATCAACCAACCCTATTACACAACTTCCATTCACCTACCTGTCATATCTGAGTAAGCCAATCCCCTCCACCACTGACTCCTTCTACAACATGATCAACTTTTTTCGCCAAATTCGGAATATTTTCAGAGAGTCACATACCTCCTTACAGCAAATCATACTTTCCAGAAGAGCGTTCTTCCAGTTATTGGGATATCTCGGAACTTGCACATTGCTCACTGTTATGGCCCAAAACCTATAG
- the ABF2 gene encoding DNA-binding protein ABF2 (similar to Ashbya gossypii AFL219W) yields the protein MTMNRQFHSTVLAQLAKVSRKELQKNAPKKPATVYSLFIKNNFALLKQQNPEAGFAEVSKLANARWKGLTDLQKKPYYDEAARLKREYEAVKSDFQKTLPPKRPASGYILYSNEVRPLVTARNPGLKPTELVKLISEQWKSLPLFEKDKYNAVYQKNMDQWKAVNGLK from the coding sequence ATGACTATGAATAGGCAGTTCCATAGTACGGTTTTGGCCCAATTAGCTAAAGTGAGCCGTAAGGAGCTTCAGAAGAATGCACCAAAGAAACCTGCGACAGTTTATTCGTTGTTTATCAAGAACAACTTTGCACTTCTCAAGCAGCAAAATCCGGAGGCGGGTTTTGCGGAGGTATCCAAGTTGGCTAATGCTAGGTGGAAGGGCTTGACTGATCTGCAGAAGAAGCCATATTATGATGAGGCTGCTCGGTTGAAGAGGGAGTACGAGGCGGTGAAGTCAGACTTTCAAAAGACGTTGCCACCCAAGAGGCCAGCTTCAGggtatattttatattcGAATGAGGTGCGTCCGCTGGTTACCGCGCGGAATCCTGGGTTGAAGCCAACAGAACTGGTGAAGTTAATTTCTGAACAGTGGAAGTCTTTGCCATTGTTTGAGAAGGACAAATACAATGCAGTTTACCAGAAGAACATGGATCAATGGAAGGCTGTGAATGGTTTGAAATAG
- the TRK1 gene encoding Trk1p (similar to Ashbya gossypii AFL218C) produces the protein MGLVRTLSRNPSVQFFQSTYRKTIGHRLRDAISTLTHYLHPIIKYLIPNFIVAHYCYIISLTIICSILIYPVKNWKYIDVLFLSAGATTQGGLNTVDLNSLVLYQQVVVYIICMISTPIWIHGALVFVRLFWFERYFDGIRIWSKKNFEMRRTRTLVAREMSRTMSSGKGRKNPESGRRLSFRTSTGVSDFQSKLFSGKLFTRDGDVNSDVNGNKHRNSGTYQNGEGSNHQSPLSKGKSELPSNFSSGSSSNMTEEHVRGENADTKDNVTKSKKGFVARRGSRDINPADMYRSISILQKQHQQEVEDDGPALIIKGPIERLNELEEESETEKNRDTSKKYTGGVGKSALDSYNITNSLQEKSHGLVEERYSPTSKISYNSVDLPSTDPKNKQNASLRDSLDGEEGIPDHFSTISRGTRISESGTNANNAPGLSIQFDIRNLPRPSMKKSLQRVDSNNTALNDSLTSKKIRRPSLFRKFSTPGLLRDRLHGSSTTSAADEEDGNDADLEFTDDEEALQSTTDSDYTLKPRVIDSAADQHASFLEQMDSSKKHRPNVVGDSGRKPSGTMHQRKLQASHSFSKMAGNRLPQVPSLKKRRTQSATTMMSHTDTLNSIDSHSNFYDEEVGYSDLEEPALNSVMSSNYLSYAPNVGRNSIFVGLTDTQKIELGGVEYRATKLLCKILTVYYFGFHIIAVVLLLPWINSTKKYKEIVKSNGISPTWWAFFTSLSSFNDLGLTLTADSMASFNAAAYPLIVMIWFIIIGNTGFPILLRFIIWIMFKLTPDLSLMKENLGFLLDHPRRCFTLLFPSAATWWLFLILILMNGLDLILFVIHDLNSTVLNGLHPGYKVLDGLFQAVCTRTAGFSVADLGKLHPSVQVSYMLMMYVSVMPLAISIRRTNVYEEQSLGIYGDMIPVIAENYSKSTSESSSSSTTESEPKTPEKETMSFVSDHLRKQLSHDLWYMFLGLFIICIAEGSKIQDRSKPDFTIFQVLFEVVSAYGTVGLSLGYPGTNQSFSAQFSALSKLVIIAMLIRGRHRGLPYLVDRAIMLPSDKLKRIDLLEDLKLQRTMTTINSNKDPLLQYWKRRTRSISHGIFNAINRSKSHTCQSNQDVSHYKEAISLDTIPSASSSTTNFHSKATTNLRNDSMAGGGILRRTSSETYSPGIFCENDNRPHAIDDTRANPEDLVNRHDNTTGASD, from the coding sequence ATGGGTCTCGTAAGGACACTTAGTCGTAATCCATCTGTTCAGTTCTTTCAGTCAACCTACAGGAAAACTATAGGCCACCGACTGCGGGATGCTATAAGCACGCTAACGCATTATTTGCATCctattatcaaatatttgattccaaattttATTGTGGCCCATTACTGTTACATTATATCTTTGACCAtaatttgttcaattcTGATCTATCCGGTTAAAAACTGGAAATACATCGATGTGTTATTTCTTTCTGCAGGTGCCACGACGCAAGGTGGGTTGAATACCGTTGACCTTAACAGTTTGGTCTTATATCAACAGGTGGTAGTTTATATAATATGCATGATTTCAACGCCAATTTGGATTCATGGTGCATTGGTATTTGTTCGGTTGTTTTGGTTTGAGAGGTATTTCGATGGTATTAGGATTTGGTCTAAGAAGAACTTTGAGATGAGGAGAACCAGGACTTTAGTGGCTAGAGAAATGTCTAGAACGATGTCTTCGGGAAAGGGTAGAAAGAACCCCGAAAGTGGCCGTAGATTAAGCTTTAGAACATCTACTGGTGTGTCAGATTTCCAGAGCAAACTCTTTAGTGGTAAGTTATTCACTCGTGATGGGGACGTGAATTCCGATGTGAATGGAAATAAACACAGGAATAGTGGTACATATCAAAATGGTGAAGGATCAAACCATCAATCACCACTTTCTAAAGGGAAATCAGAATTGCCTAGCAACTTTAGTTCCGGCTCAAGTTCTAACATGACTGAAGAGCATGTTAGAGGAGAAAATGCTGACACTAAAGATAATGTTACGAAGTCCAAAAAAGGGTTTGTAGCGAGAAGGGGATCCAGGGATATAAACCCTGCTGACATGTACCGTTCTATTTCAATTCtacaaaaacaacaccAGCAGGAGGTTGAGGATGATGGACCAGCATTGATTATCAAAGGGCCGATTGAAAGGTTGAAtgaattagaagaagaatctgaaacagaaaaaaataGAGATACGTCCAAAAAATACACTGGCGGTGTAGGGAAGAGTGCGCTTgattcatataatataacaaACTCACTTCAGGAAAAGAGTCATGGTTTAGTTGAAGAACGTTATTCTCCaacatcaaaaatatcGTATAACTCGGTTGATTTGCCTTCTACGGAcccaaaaaataaacaaaatgCCTCTTTGAGGGACAGTTTggatggagaagaagggATTCCAGATCACTTTAGTACTATATCTCGCGGAACAAGAATATCTGAGTCTGGTACGAACGCTAATAATGCTCCTGGATTGTCAATCCAATTTGATATTAGGAACTTACCAAGACCTTCGATGAAAAAATCCCTTCAACGAGTAGATTCGAACAATACGGCGCTTAATGATTCACTAACGTCGAAGAAGATCCGGCGACCTAGCTTATTCCGTAAGTTCTCAACCCCAGGTTTATTGCGTGATCGATTACATGGATCTTCAACAACGAGCGCTGCCGACGAAGAAGATGGGAATGATGCGGACTTAGAATTTACAgacgatgaagaagctCTACAGAGTACAACTGATTCTGACTATACTTTAAAACCTCGAGTGATAGATAGCGCAGCTGATCAACATGCCAGCTTTTTAGAACAGATGGACAGTTCTAAAAAACATAGGCCAAATGTGGTGGGTGATTCTGGTAGAAAGCCTTCTGGTACGATGCACCAACGAAAGTTACAGGCATCACACAGTTTTAGTAAAATGGCAGGTAATCGTTTACCACAAGTTCCctctttaaaaaaaaggagAACGCAAAGTGCCACTACGATGATGTCACATACGGATACTCTTAACAGTATTGATTCACATTCTAACTTTTATGACGAAGAAGTGGGATATTCAGATCTAGAAGAACCAGCTTTGAATTCCGTAATGAGTTCCAACTATCTGTCATATGCGCCCAATGTAGGGAGAAATTCTATCTTTGTAGGATTGACTGATACTCAAAAAATTGAATTAGGCGGTGTAGAATACCGAGCGACAAAGTTGTTGTGCAAGATATTGACGGTATATTACTTTGGTTTTCACATTATAGCCGTTGTACTGTTGTTACCATGGATTAATTCTACCAAGAAATACAAAGAAATTGTAAAAAGTAATGGTATATCTCCTACCTGGTGGGCATTTTTCACTTCTTTGAGTAGTTTCAATGATTTAGGTTTAACTTTGACTGCAGATTCGATGGCTTCATTTAATGCCGCTGCTTACCCATTGATTGTCATGATATGGTTCATAATTATTGGAAATACTGGGTTTCCAATTTTGCTGAGGTTTATAATTTGGATTATGTTCAAACTTACACCTGATTTATCTTTAATGAAGGAGAATCTGGGATTTTTACTTGATCATCCTCGTCGTTGCTTCACCCTATTGTTTCCCAGTGCAGCTACTTGGtggttgtttttgattctcATCCTCATGAATGGCCTTGATCTTATATTGTTTGTTATACATGATTTGAACTCTACTGTTCTAAATGGATTGCATCCAGGGTACAAAGTTCTTGATGGCCTTTTCCAAGCAGTTTGCACCAGAACCGCCGGGTTCAGCGTTGCGGACCTAGGTAAGTTGCACCCATCTGTTCAAGTTTCATATATGTTGATGATGTACGTTTCAGTGATGCCCTTAGCCATCTCTATTAGGAGAACAAACGTGTACGAAGAGCAATCATTAGGAATATACGGTGACATGATACCGGTTATTGCTGAAAATTATTCTAAAAGCACTTCGGAATCTTCCTCAAGTTCTACCACTGAAAGCGAGCCAAAAACTCCCGAGAAGGAAACAATGTCGTTTGTTAGTGACCACTTGAGGAAACAATTGTCGCACGATCTTTGGTATATGTTTCTAGGGTTATTTATAATATGCATTGCCGAGGGTAGCAAAATTCAGGACAGATCAAAGCCTGACTTCACTATCTTCCAAGTACTCTTTGAAGTAGTAAGTGCATACGGCACAGTCGGATTATCATTGGGTTATCCTGGAACCAACCAATCCTTTAGCGCCCAGTTTTCTGCCCTATCGAAACTGGTTATTATAGCCATGCTGATCAGAGGCAGACATAGAGGCTTACCATATTTGGTGGATCGTGCTATTATGCTTCCAAGTGACAAATTAAAACGAATCGACCTCCTTGAAGATTTAAAGTTGCAAAGAACTATGACCACCATAAACAGCAACAAAGATCCCCTTTTACaatattggaaaaggaGAACAAGATCTATTTCTCATGGCATTTTCAATGCCATCAACCGCTCTAAATCTCATACTTGCCAATCTAATCAAGATGTTAGTCATTACAAAGAAGCAATCTCTCTGGATACCATTCCAAGTGCCAGCTCTTCCACGACAAACTTTCACAGCAAAGCTACTACTAATCTAAGAAATGACAGCATGGCTGGTGGGGGTATTCTTCGTAGAACCTCTTCCGAAACTTACAGTCCGGGGATATTTTGTGAAAACGATAACCGCCCTCATGCAATAGATGATACCCGCGCCAACCCAGAAGATTTGGTCAATCGTCACGATAACACTACAGGAGCATCAGACTAa
- a CDS encoding uncharacterized protein (similar to KLLA0E15356g - Kluyveromyces lactis), producing the protein MVDRYLEGWVPSFLSKDEEDKKKIRFDGLDEKQELDDLELNYFEEGLSGRDLRIHRNWFVSVRYLMLRIFVVLLVSAVVSSSGYGRFSSPGGGSVVKKVGRDGALIPMGGMLLGSDSTYDIFAGDGGVDDETIIKFSEVTMEGLPVKNRVHRQHLFSHAYGDSWGKPWTESFVPWRGGLYDKVYLELVTNVTGTQYDRLVHVFMDNITVWRSSTIEPYRNRVVQSRPAKDISKYISLFNQEIIREVNLTVQLDNIITPDIDGVFYVEIYAHYYCDACKIAPMDISNYTTVYQNLLSYSLTPADYLLPLLEIPTELTPVISYSPAVSDGRISVGLVDILPELSAIKKLVVELYASGNSKEEFWYGNLLNDTVRYTNDTQDGMVNGPLRQVNIYLTSKAHGKSYLAESLVPSPTIYTGGMSPPLWKPYVSIDAFDVQSILVDLSAFLPLLQANEDISDWAIEIEVVSSLADDSNKSIGENWIITGNLLMWYAKSLGTNISYTKFEDSTFDKNFLPELQGTVGESLYQSINSSSVLDVLADIVINNQSFKLVQTTSTEYSSNLNLTNSFNDEDMYVKLDRIKTFSLHLPESQSLFARVVEQESWLLIAETRNAEVNNTEGELNYLTSVTRDVSRSSFAQEFATNGTLFKTTQALDSSPKLLFSSLHGEQYSDAVFTISPNGNRGTGNSVNSVHSVRDYPYFSRYSRKAIARQNSILMDDISRV; encoded by the coding sequence ATGGTGGATCGATATTTGGAAGGCTGGGTGCCGTCGTTTCTGAGCAAAGACGAGGAGgataagaagaagataagATTTGATGGTTTGGATGAGAAGCAGGAATTGGATGATTTGGAGTTGAATTACTTTGAGGAAGGATTAAGTGGTAGAGATCTAAGAATTCACAGGAATTGGTTTGTGAGTGTTCGGTACTTGATGTTGCGTATTTTTGTAGTGTTGCTTGTTTCTGCAGTTGTGTCGTCCAGTGGTTATGGTCGGTTTTCGTCTCCTGGTGGAGGCAGTGTGGTTAAAAAGGTAGGGCGTGATGGTGCGCTAATTCCAATGGGTGGCATGCTGTTGGGTTCGGACTCGACgtatgatatttttgctGGTGATGGCggtgttgatgatgagacCATTATTAAGTTTTCGGAGGTGACCATGGAAGGGCTTCCAGTTAAAAATCGTGTACACAGGCAGCATTTGTTTTCTCATGCTTATGGGGATTCTTGGGGGAAGCCCTGGACGGAGTCTTTTGTTCCTTGGAGGGGGGGCTTGTATGACAAGGTTTATCTGGAACTTGTTACTAATGTTACCGGGACTCAGTATGATCGGTTGGTGCACGTCTTTATGGACAATATCACGGTGTGGAGGTCATCTACAATTGAACCCTATAGGAATAGAGTCGTTCAGTCGCGGCCGGCCAAAGACatatcaaaatatatttctttgttCAACCAAGAAATAATCCGGGAAGTGAACTTGACTGTTCAGCTTGACAATATTATTACACCTGATATCGATGGGGTCTTCTACGTTGAAATATACGCACATTACTACTGTGATGCTTGCAAAATAGCGCCGATGGACATTTCTAACTACACAACGGTGTACCAAAATTTGTTAAGTTATTCCTTGACTCCGGCTGACTATTTGTTGCCGTTATTAGAAATTCCAACTGAGTTGACTCCAGTGATATCCTATTCACCGGCGGTCTCTGATGGACGCATTTCGGTGGGATTAGTTGATATCCTGCCGGAGCTATCCGCTATTAAGAAACTAGTTGTGGAGTTATATGCTTCAGGAAATTCCAAAGAAGAGTTTTGGTATGGgaatttattaaatgataCCGTGCGATATACTAACGATACACAGGATGGAATGGTGAATGGCCCCCTAAGACAAGTGAATATCTACCTGACCTCCAAGGCTCATGGCAAGAGCTATCTTGCAGAGTCGTTGGTCCCTTCGCCAACTATTTACACCGGTGGAATGTCACCACCGCTGTGGAAGCCATATGTTTCGATTGATGCGTTCGATGTTCAAAGTATATTAGTCGACTTAAGTGCCTTTTTGCCGCTGTTACAAGCAAATGAAGATATATCAGACTGGGCTATTGAGATTGAAGTGGTATCGTCTTTAGCTGATGACAGTAATAAGTCAATTGGAGAGAACTGGATAATAACGGGGAATCTTTTAATGTGGTATGCTAAAAGCCTTGGGACTAATATTAGCTATACAAAGTTCGAAGACTCTACGTTTGACAAAAACTTTTTACCTGAATTACAAGGCACTGTAGGTGAATCTCTTTATCAGTCTATTAACTCAAGTTCCGTCTTAGATGTACTTGCAGATATCGTCATAAACAATCAGTCATTTAAATTGGTGCAAACGACAAGTACAGAATATTCTTCTAATTTGAACCTCACTAATTCAtttaatgatgaagatatgtACGTTAAGCTGGACAGaataaaaactttttcCTTGCATCTTCCAGAATCCCAATCACTGTTCGCTAGGGTAGTTGAGCAGGAATCGTGGCTCTTGATTGCTGAAACTAGAAATGCTGAGGTGAATAATACTGAGGGAGAGCTTAATTACTTAACAAGTGTCACCCGAGATGTATCTAGATCCTCCTTTGCTCAAGAGTTTGCTACCAATGGCACACTATTCAAAACTACGCAAGCTCTTGACAGTTCGCCTAAACTCCTCTTTAGTTCATTGCATGGCGAGCAATATTCCGATGCAGTGTTTACAATATCTCCTAACGGCAATCGGGGGACTGGTAACTCTGTTAATAGTGTTCACAGTGTGCGTGATTATCCATATTTCTCTCGTTATTCTCGGAAGGCCATCGCTAGGCAAAATTCTATTTTGATGGATGATATCTCTCGCGTCTAA